Part of the Vicugna pacos chromosome 3, VicPac4, whole genome shotgun sequence genome is shown below.
TAGTGTTGCTTTTGATGAAAATTCTGACTACAATTAAACTAAATAAATCCTTTCTTCTCACTCAGGCAATCTGTAAATCTTGCATATATACGAACACATACTGCCCTCAAGACAGATTAACAATCAGTTTCCTAGAACTTTACCTGGTCAAGAACCTAAGCTCTGGAACAAGACTGCCTGGGTAAAAATCCTGGGCTGCCATCACTAGCTATGGGATACTGGCTAACTTAACACTTTTGTGTCTCAGATCAGGTTAATACCATCCACCTGACAGTCCTGCCTGGTAGCTAACACGAGCTTATTAATGTAAAGCGTGCCTGACAAATACTAGTACTTAATAAACACTGACTTTCAggcaaagaaatatttgtttataggTTTGATGTGTCTCCCAATGCCACACCTACACTTAATTTCAGGAATCACAACAACACACAACAATGTATTCgtgatttttttttagggggaggggatagggaaaaagaaaggaataaaagggAAAGCACTGAAAAAACTAGAAATCCATTTAATTAATTACCTGTTTCCTGGATTATTTTTTAAGCAGTTGATGTCTTACTATAAAGAAAGGTGCAGCAAATCCAGAACCAAAGTACAAAGTCATCATAACTAGTAACCGCCACTTATTTTCCACCGAAAATGGTAAATTCtgttggagaaaaaaagagaagcaacAAAAACTGAACTTCAAATCATCTAATTTTATAAATCAAAAGTGCAcatgaaatgttattttttaaataaccaggTTATATATGCCATGTATCATTATATCTTCTAAAATATTATCTTTCAAACCCTGTGTCTTCATCATACGAAAcaccagaaggcaaaaaaaaaacaacctgattttCACTCTTCAGCTCTACCCCTCTACACCTTTTCTCGGTCCATTTATACTAGGCCTTACACAACCCTGGGAGGTTGTCACTGCTAACTACCCGAGTTAAGCTATTTATATTTGAGGCTAAATCCCACTTCAACCAAGTAAGATGAATACTTCTAATTTAGTCAACTAGCTGGAGAAGACAAGACCCACAGGACAGGCCCTAATAACCTTGAATTTTGAGTGACCTTCATTTCGACTCGGGTGACCTCCAGCTACTCTTTAAGCCACAATTCCTGCAGCCAGGGGCTCCAAGGCCCTCCAGATCCTGAAGAGAGGGATGGGGAGCGAGGGAGGGATGGGGAAGCGCTGGGACTAGGTAAGGCCTCTCGCTTTACCTACTCATTCCTTTCCACGGATACGCGCACAGCCAGGGTCCTAAGCTTTCTCCCTGGTCCCGGGGGGAAGTGGAATGCCAGTAGGCACCCCAGCCCAAATTCCCGGCTTCCCAGTTCCCTCTCTACTGCCCAGAAATTCAGTCAGTCTCGGCCAACGGCCCCCTACTCAACGACGCCAGGCCCCTTCCATACTAACCTTCCCTGGACCCTCCTCATAGTGGCTTCTTCGGACCACAGAGGTTGTGAACCTCCGAATGCTCTGTCCCAACATAGCGCTGTTGGAAACTCTGCGAAAGGCGCAGAGACGGAAGGCGGAAGAAATGGCGGCAGCACACCAACAGCTTCTCTCCCCGCGACCTTGTTCCTCTCTGGGCGCTAACCGAAAGGAAAGATGGGAAATGGGGCCGAGCTCTCGGAAAACGCGGCTAAGCGGCGATCTCCGAGGATTGTGGGAATTGTAGTTCAGAACACAAGGTGTCTGGTGGGTCCTGAAGGATTGTGGGAAATGTAGTCTCGGGCCAGGTTCCTGGAGGATCAAAAGCTACTTACTAGCAGTGTTTCTTTTAGACCTGAGTTCTTATCGAGTTCTTGTCAGGTTTCTTGGGGCCCGTTTCTAGAACGCTTTTTCAGAAATTAGCGAAGCAGTTTCACCCCGTGTGCTTTAGTTTatggaacagaaaaataaacctcttccttttctttttgtgcGACTGTATGTTAAGTGCCTGTAATTTGCAGTACTATTCTGCCGGCGCTAAGAGATCTGAACTCATGAGACGGAAGCAAAGCGTAAGCACAAGTAACCCAACAATATACAGTACAAAGGTTGTCAGAGAGAAAACTGAATTGAAGTGTGAAGGGAAGGATTCCTGGAGCTATAGGGACCTGAAAAGAACAGAAGTAgcacagagggaagagaaaactCAAGGCCAGTATGAGTATGGTATATTGGCAGTGTGGAAGAGAAAGCAGCCTGTGATATGCGGGGCCAGCCTCGACTAGGAATTGGTGTTCCCCTGCTGAACCTAAACAATTTCACAAAACATGAACATCAGAGTTACTCTAATTAGTGATGGATCAAGAAAATAACATCACTCTATTGTATCTGAACATAAACAAATTAGAACATTGTTCAAGttacaaaaatgaccaaacatcACCATATCCAGTAGATTTGATGACTTCTGCTTCTTTACCAAATATAACCTTAACCTTCGATTAGTCTTTTTTCCTCCTAAGTGAGACTTAGTAGTAAGATAGCAGAAATCACTGAAAACAAGCCCAAATCCTGTAAGTCCTAACACCTTACTGAGATTCCCAGGGTTCCTCAGGGTATTTGGTCTCCCTTACAGTAAAGAGTAATAAACTCTGTTCAGTCATATATTCCTGGTGGTCTTTGACTAGTTGGTATTGGGAAGAAACAGGTGATAAATGAGGCGGGGATAGTAGTATTAGGTTAGATTAAAAAGGGCCCTGCTAACCTAACTTGTATGTTATTCATCTGTGGGAGAGCATACATTGCTTCAGATGGCTCATTTATACAGCAGGAATAAATACAGCCAAGTAAGATCTAAATCTTGCTTTGAAAACTCAGTATaaagtgtatgtatctttctttAGCTTTTGAAAGAGAAAAGCTATCTTTCACACCAACCAAatacaaaaacttaaaaaaaaagagtaagttttatttttacaggtAAGTTCTAATTGAGTAGAGATGCATGTAATGCAAAATGAGTGTTCTCCTAATTGACAGAGGCTATATGATATTCAATTTTTTTAGAAGTCCCTGTCAGTGTCTTTATATATTAAAGGATTCTGATTTAACTATAATTGGGAAACATTTTCACAGTtaatatttctggattttctttttcagtctaaTAATAAGTAATATCCCCTGTATATTTGGTTCATTGTTACTTCTAATTCACATTAATTGATTCTTTTTGTGTATCTGGCTTTCAGCTAACTCCAAAGGAAACTCCAGAAGAGATTCTAGCATATGGCTTTGAAGTCATCTGCCTCCTCATGAGGGGCCCTGTGGCAAATTAAAGATCATAGCAAATTCTTTTCATCAAGCTGTAGGGTCTATGCCTTTTCTCCCTGAATCTGGATGGACTTTCTGTGGTTATTTTGATTAAGAGACTTTGGCATT
Proteins encoded:
- the COX7C gene encoding cytochrome c oxidase subunit 7C, mitochondrial; amino-acid sequence: MLGQSIRRFTTSVVRRSHYEEGPGKNLPFSVENKWRLLVMMTLYFGSGFAAPFFIVRHQLLKK